The genomic segment ACAGTCACACaatgaggaagagggaggaggacacagaaacagcagcagctgcctcaCACGTCCATATAACATGATGTCATATATattcacacagacagtgtgtgggGATGTTTCTGCATGTAGGTCATGTAAACACTGCAGGTCTGTCACATTTGGCCAACAccactttttttgtttattgtctAACTTGATCCTTCATCCTTTATTTTGGCAGCACGTATGTTTCTATCTGCTGAAACAGAGTGGATCAGTTGATCAGTCTAATGATGGACAACCAGTGAGTATGACTCTATATGTTCCAGTGTGGTGAATCCATCAGTTTAAAACTATTGCTCATACTGAATATGAAGATTTTCCTAATGAACACTTCCTGCACAGTGACATTGCCAGACTAAAACGTCTTACTGTAATATACCCATAGGTAATAACACGTGTTATTGAACATATAGCTGACATACATACTGAGCTAGAATAAGCCTTTTTAatggaagacattttgaaataacTCATAAAAGGAGCGTATGTgcaaataataaagtttataaagaataaaatgcTGATTAATTAGCTGcgtttcagggtcctggtctATTATGTATGTTGGTTCAATGTCACATTCTCATGGCTTTGTCATGGGACGATCGTTAAagtctattattattattattattattattattattattattattattatagtaacacAATGTGCtttcaaaatatctgctgtgaaaaagccgataatataaatataaagcagatacttggacaataaagtttgtTCTGattctgaaacaaacaaacaaagcgtGAATATTTTTAAGGTAACAATAAATTACTAATCTGGAAAAGTGGACGACTGCCTGAAGCCTCAATTAGTCTGTGGTCATTTAATTAACTGCaaatttatttgttctttttttttgcataactTAAAAAAACCTTTTGTATTGCTCCGCTCTTCCTTCATCAGGTATTCCATAtagaaatatattatatatatatattacataatgCACCTGGACTCTGAACTTCAGCACCAGCTTGTTCAGGAGTCAGGCATTCGAAGCTAAGAGCTTTATTATCTTGTGCTCACAGTGTATGTTGCAGGTTTACTATGCAAATTTGTGCTTAATCAAGCTACCACAAACAAATTATAATGACTAATTAATTCACACACAACACGCAGACAGCAGGGGTCAAAAGGCAAagcatgtttatttgcatagcTTCTTTCAGCAACATATTCCAAAGAGCTTTTCTTAAGACATGAGAGGAATTTAGAAAAGACAGCAatacaaaaagacacatttatatAAGATTtaaaagagtaaaacaaaacaggagatagaaaacagataaaataaaataaaacacattaggGTTTATTTTTGCCCCTTGGCCCCTGGTGGTTTACACTGACTCTGCGTTTAGCAATAAGAAATTTGATGACATGAATTGTGTCAAAGTGAACTTGTGGTGGGACttagttattatttattgacaATTTATTCTAAATATGAATCACCATTATCAGATACAATCGTTATATGATGTGTTTCAGAACAGGTTGGATGTCAGTTGAAAAACTTCAACAAGGTTTGATTACCAACTTGGCAAAGCCGCCACCTGCTAATATAATCTAATTAAATGCAAATTAGTCAGAAAACTTGAGGTACAATATCAGCTATGACGCATCTTCCATCCTCCATGGTGTGGCCACGATCTGTGTCAAAAACTAATAAGACCTGAATTATTGAAATTATATTGAActcacttgttttaaaaaattgaaaatattttatcaaattgttttccatttgaaaTTTTGTATTATTCCATCATAGACATACTGGAAGGCCATTAATTCTTTGATCAATATGcctgaaattattattattaatcattgATTGTTTACTGGATGCCCATCATTATTCCCTGAGGCCCAAATTGATgtattcttttctattcttttcaattcatattctttattttttttcagtcagaaacacaaagatgttGAGTTCATAGCATGTATTGGAACCACtttattcattttgcattttttttataaattattataaatgatCAATCAGTCATCAAAATTGTTGCCTATCAATTTCCTGTCCATTGGCTAATTGGTTATTGGATGCCTTGGGAAATTATAAAACTGCCATGTACAGTGGGGGCCAATAGGGaccaacaacaaatgtttgcCCCGGGCCCCCTGGAGGAGATTTTCTATTTTAggtttatgttttaaattgaatagaatttcatattattattattatcgttattattattgttattattattatcattattattattatcgttactatattatattatattatattatatagcTCAACTCTGTTAATGCCTTTCTCGTCGTCATGTTATATTTtgccaataaaataaaataacttttacatttaatgccTCATAATATGAATATGacctgggagagagagagggagagactgacTGGAAAGGTAGAGcgacataaagagagagagagtggggagtgaggagagagagagtcgccATTACTGCCTGGCGGTGCTGCTGAGAggggagggagcagagaggcaggttTCGGCTTACAACGCATAccacaccaacaacaccaaAATACACTAAAATACAGGCGTACCGTCCGTCTGGGACCACCGGGACCGAACCGTACACTGGACCCGCCTGTGGATCTTGTCGCAGGACTCTAATGACCGCGATCTGTGGATTGTAAAAAggagtttttttgccttttaatgTGGGAAtgctttctcctcctctccgtgGTATGTGGATCTGGGAGCGACCATGTTAATAGGTGGGTAAGGGAATGTATTTGTACTGGGATTGGGACTTCATTAGCTTAGCTAGCACTCTTTTCCGTGGGCGAAACCCGGCCACAGGACTCTGCTGTTCTGGGTTAAAAGAAACCGGGGCGGGAATGTTTGTCCAGGCTGTTAAATTTGGCCGGGTTGTGATTTTTAAACCGCTTTCTCCCCAGTGTTAGCCTGGGTTTGGTGTTGCTAACGCTAGCCAGCTAACTCTCCGTCATCCTCTTGGCATGCTAGGCTAACACAGCtcggctaatgttagctaatcgGGATTGGGAAaggtgggtttttttctctcctggaATATCAGGGCCGAGCCAGACCGAGCCGggttttcatttctgttccGGGAGAAATGAATAACCGCCGTGTCAAACCCTGAGGTAGTGATCGTTAGCCGCGGCGCATTGACGCATCAACATTATGTATGTTGGTTTTAATTAAGCCAAACTAAAACTCCCATAACTCGCTCTCATCCTTTGACCGTAGAGTTTGATGTTTTACTGACATCCACCCTTTTCAATGGGGTTTATTACAACGTGTTAAATGGGCTCAAATGGAAAACCTTCTTAAATcactttaaagaaaatacactGCTTAATAACTGCACTGCCCCAGTTCCTAGTGAAACCACGGTGATGGCTTTTATCGGTCATTTCGTTGATTTTACGTATTCCGACCCGTGTGAAGTTGCTGGGTTGCCAGTTTTCAACCTGAACGTCCTGCTAGTCGCTAACATGAGCACCGAGGATGGATGAGGGTCATATCCAGGAGTGGCACCGGGCAGATGATTGAAGTTTTCCCGACATTAATCACGGTGTTTGAACCCGTAATGTCCCAGCTGTGATGAGGAGTTGTACCCACACTTTTAACTTGTGTGTATGAGCTGTGTGttcagcagcaggtcagtgggtttgtcctgctgctgctgcggctctGATGGCGTTAGACTCGGACTGCTGCAGCTCCCTTTGCCCTTTTCCCAAACTCTGGTTAAAGGGACAGTCCGGCTTTTATCCGACCCCGGTGGTTCTCCTCCAGCCTTTCAATATTCATGACGCCGCACTCGTATAAAATTTGCTCCATTGTTGAGTTATAGTAGTTGTTAAAAGCACCAATTATTGGTGGAACCCATTTGTGTCGAAAAATAGCAATTAGGTTCTTTGTTGTTTCCACTTACTACATGCTATTATCTTGTTTTAGTGTCCATAAATCCACAAGGGCTCTGAATGAGTCAGTGGGCCTGTGtgtttatcattatcatcagtcagtcagttcagGGCTTTTCTTTTCAGCCCTTTCTCTTAAATGGACTGTGTTGGAGCAGAGCTGTTGTGATCATCCtcaaatgttttcctcttttgtttttacatgtgggAAACTGATGGTAGACATTTAGCAAATAAAGCCTGTAGGTTGTAAATGTTGATTTAAGGTAGTTGCTGTTGCCTGCAGACAAAACATTTCCCATCTACATGATGAATAAGTGAATGTTTAACAGATACCTTCCTGTTTGATTGTTGAGCAGAGAAGCCCTCATACATCAGAGCTGATAGGTATGGATGTGCACATCTGAAGAGCTTTGCACTGCGTGAAAGACCAGAACAAAAAATGCACATTGGTATTGACATAATGCTAATACAGCGGGAAATATTCAATACTAGTATCAGCTTCTAGAAACCACACACGGACACTGGTGCTGACAAACATGTGAGCGATGGCAGGTCTGATGGTGTCAGTCGCCCTATAAACTGTTGTTCTGACATCATCGGGGAAGTTGGATGAGTGACGCTcgggttcaggtctggacctGACTCGGGAGGAGGTTGGCATAGTTGTTTGAATGAGCGTGGATTGTGTTTCAAAACGAGAGGCTCTCTAAAGGAAATCATGTTCCAAGAAGCACCAGCCCGCTGCCATGTAATGTAGTTTAGAATGAAAATAACCAGTGTAATCAAAGCTTTATTTTAACTGGTACCTACCAACAATGTGTAGTTAAACAGTTTATGGTGAATGCAAAAGAATATAGTGCCTTTAGACAATAGAAGGATGGAAGTAAAGATGAAATTATTCCTAAGCCACATATAATAAGATGGTCTCATCTCTTATGACACACCTGAAGCAGAATAATGGACTATTTTAGACAAATGCTTTTTTGATTTTGGGAATTTGACACTAACATTTGTGGAAGTGAAATTATTTTAGTTTCCGTTTCCTGGTTTGTTGCTTTGCATTGTAACTGTAGTTCCTCTGATGAAGAGGTAGccaacatttaaaactgcaatTACACAACTTTGCGCATTGGCAGGTGAAAAATGGTAGTGGCAGGTAATGGTTTAAGAATCTGAAATCCTCCTGGTCAGTATGCTGCAAAAAGCCTCATGATTTATTCTAAGAGTAGAAAGGAGAAGATGTAGTGTTGGGGGGAGTCCATTTTCTCTGGCTGGAGACCTCACAGTTTGGATTTTGCTCACAAGTTTTGATTCATTGCTGTTGTCTGGAGCCGAAGTCAGAAATTTTCGGGGAAGCATAATGAGTCAGTGGCACCTCATTGAACTTAGATGGGATGCTCTTCTCTGCTGTAGCCATGCTTTGTGTTTTaggctggagaaaaaaaagtttatttttacctAAAAATTGAGGCGAGTGCAGCTGTAAAAGGTTTACCCTCCTTGGCAGCgtgttgctctgtgtttcaGGGCTTAACAGCATTTAGTCATCTCTAAAACCAGCTTGCCAAGTGATACCTTAATCCCCCCCGCAGCCTCAGTGAATACACTAATCATGATGCACAAGGCTACTTTTAGCCATTAGTGCTGTAGTGTTGTGCTGTTTGCAGTAATAAGACTATCAGCAGCTCCCTGCAGGTGTTTACAGTGTACAGCTACCACTGCTACAGTTCTCCTCTTCATGCATATGAACATTTATCCATCTCATCTCAGGCTGACATTGACCCTGTGTGTTGACAGCAGAgtgaaaacagactttgatattggctgataaaaatgtaaaacagatgtTTGGATTTGGGTGACTGATCTTCTCAAACACTGTGGTTTGGATGGGAATCAGGGAGGAATGTGGGGCTGTAATAATCAGTTGGTTAGTCGATCAACAGGAAATTAGTAGATTCCAGATTTTGTAATTGATGGTTTTAGTAAGTTGCCAAGTAAAGATTCCTCATGTTTCCTGATCGCAGCGTCTCAGATGTGTGGAACTTCTCACTTTGGCTTTtactgtttgaaatgtgttttttacttCTTTGGGGGCATTTTGacctttattttgataaatgCAGTGAGAGAGATAGGGGATGACAtagcaaagggccacaggtcggactcgaacccacggctgctgcagttaggactaagccttaaAGGTAcgcgctccaccaggtgagccactgtcCGCCCATAAATTCAATATTTAGGATTGTTTTGTCTATTGGTTGGACTGAGAACTTAACGTGAACACATCACTTTAACTTCTCCACCTTAGAGTCagtaattaatcaataaatcagatGATTGGTAGATGAATCAAAAGTGAAATAGTTGTTAGTTTTATACCTTGCTTGCGAGCGTTAGTGTATGAGCACATAAGTTCATGAGCTCAGATGGCCTCGTCCTGCTACGTCAGGTGTGGCTCATGTAACAGCTCAGTAGCTGTTGTAGGGGCTGGTGCTGAGGTTAAACCTGATGGACCTGCTGGTGGCGTTGCTGCCTGACGTCATGTGAACTCATGGGTGTGTTTGAGGGACAAGAAGCTCCTGATTTCAGGTGTCCAAAGGTGTTTGTAGTCCTGTAAATGTGGGAATGGGTTTTGTAATGACTTTTATATGTTAGATAATTAACTGCAGTGAGTCACATCCATGTGTCCTCCTTGTTTTGGACTAAATCAAGTCCCATAAGTTTGTTCATTTTGATgtttgaactgaaaaaaaaagtcttattcCTGCACACCCCGctcaggtgacatcatcaccttgACCTGTGTGAAAAATCAGTCGGGGGGGAAAACCTCCCCGCTCCGTCTCAGCGGACTGGattcctgctctgctgcagtttctCAGGCTCAGCAGGCCGTCGTGCTGCAGCGAGCAGTTCCAGCTCACGCAGGCAAATTCACTGGCTGATTGCCATCGTtctgtaaaacacaacaatgactgCAACTCTCTCTGCCGTTATCGGTTATCAGCCTCTAGTTAGGTCATGGTGAGGTTCAGGCTTATTTGACTGTGACAGTCCCAGATAGTACTGACTGAAAGGTTGCACAGTCAATCAGATGGAGGCGTTTGCCACATTTCAATTTCTGCCAGCCTGTAATTGCAGAACGTTGTGATTGTCAGgagtgaaacatttaatttcaccaGGTTGTTAATGTTGAATTGACAACGTGGTCGCAAGCGGCAAAACACTTCAGTTCCACAAATAATCAGGAGTGCTAATCAGGATTAATAATCATGACCAGAATATGGGGCCAAATAAAGACAGGCAGAATAATCAGGATTATACATTTAGCCCTAATCACGTAGCCCTAGGTTGGGCTGATGATGATAACAGATCTGtgaactgatttattttctctgtttcattctCCCAGCGAAGCAAATCATTTCTAGGTCAGTGGCTGTCAAAGGGCTGGAGTTGCATGCCATTTTTATCCTGCCTCGGCACAAATTGGTTGAAAGCACTTCTTTTTCTGTGCGAGGGATAAAGTGACATTGCCGAGCACGGTGCCTTCTCTTATATAAGTTTTACTCTCACACTCCTCAAAAGGCATTTTGATGTTgcatatttttaaatcaaatttctcaaaaatacaggtttttttttgtttgtttcattagcAGCGCACGTAGCTCCGATCAGAATCCTTTATTGAGCTTTAACCATTTAGTAGAGATTATTCTGTCCTGCACAAGTGTGATAATGTGTTCCTTTGTCTAATTTTCTGATAACTATGTAATGCCATATTAACATGTctgatgtgttgttttaaacCACTAGGCTGTGCACGCATGTAAGTACATGTGTGTCCCAGAGGAATATGCTAATTGTATTATTTGTGATAAGGAGACTCTGAGGTGTTCTGAGGAGGAATCAGTGCGaacgtgtttttgtttgttttgcctttATCTTTTCCTAATTGTGAATTCCATGTCTTGCAGGCAGGTGATAGAAGGAGAAGCCGGCTGCTCTCTCCCAGCGTGAAGAAGACCCAGGACAGAGTGGGAGGGGGATTCACCGCGACCAAGGGGAAATTAGGATGAAAGTGCCTCTGTACCACTGATGAGCAGAACTGGAATGATATCTTGACCTTTTTTTCCTGGAAGTGACCAAGTCAGCGATGAGCGGGGGGATATAATGGCCAAGAACAAGGATGCTCGCCCCCCGACATTCGCCGTCAGTGTGGTTGGCCTCTCGGGGacggagaaagagaagggaaatTGTGGCGTGGGCAAGTCCTGCCTGTGCAATCGGTATGTGCGTCCCGATGCGGACAGCTACTACTCGGAGCACACCTCAGTGCTGAGCACAATAGACTTTGGTGGACGTGTGGTTAACAATGACCACTTTCTGTACTGGGGGGACGTGTCCCATCGAGGGGACGACGGGCTGGACTGTAAAATCCAAGTCATCGAGCAAACGGAGTTCATTGACGACCAGACGTTTCTTCCGCATCGGAGCACGAACCTGCAACCGTACACGAAACGGGCGGCGGCGACCAAGCTCCAGTCAGCTGAGAAGCTGATGTACATCTGCACGGACCAGCTGGGCCTGGAGCAGGACTTTGACCAGAAGCAGATGCCTGATGGGAAGCTGAACATCGACGGCTTCGTGCTCTGCATTGATGTGAGCAAGGGTTGCAACAGGAAGTTTGATGACCAAATGAAGTTTGTCAACAGCCTCTACTCTCAAACCGTCAAGTCGAAGAAGCCCATCGTCGTCGCCGCCACAAAATGTGACGAGTGCGTGGACCAGCACCTGAGGGACCTGCAGGCCTTCGTCGCCAGCAAGAAGAACCTGCTGCTCATCGAGACGTCGGCGCGCTCCAACGTCAACGTGGAGATCTGCTTCAACTCGCTCATCCAGCAGCTGGACAAAACAAGGGGGAAACCAAAAACTGTGCCATATCTGGAGGCCTATAAAATCCAACGGCACCTCGTTGCCTCGGTAACAGATAGATTTGACAAACTGATGGTGCACACGGTGAGAGATTACCATACCACGTGGAAAACGGTGATCAATAATATGAAGGGCCAACCCGACTACGATGAGTTCATCACCTTGGAGGGCTCCAGGAAGGCACGCAGCATATTCACAAAGCACATTGCACAACTGAAACAGGAGCACAttaagaggaggagggaggagtacCTGACCACACTACCCAAAACCCTTAACAACATCCTCAACAACCTGGAGGAGGTCGAACACCTCACCTGGCCCGAGGCGCAGAGTGTGATCCGGAACCGGCCGGATTTCCAGTACTGGTTTGTGGTTCTGGAACAGACGCCATGGGATGAGACGGACCACATCGACAACAGCGACCGCAGGATACCCTTTGACCTGCTCGACACGCCGGATGGTGAGAGGATCTACCGGAACCACGTCCAGCACCTGATGTCAGAGAAGAGACGGGTGGAGATGAAGGAGAGGTTCAAGAAGACACTGGAGAGGGTTCACTTTATCAGCCCGGGGCAGCCGTGGGAGGAAGTCATGTGTTTCGTCATGGAGGACGAGGCCTACAAGTACATCACAGAATCAGATAGGAGGGATGTTTACTGTAGACACCAGCAGGAAATAGTTGAAAGGGCCAAAGAGGATTTTCAGGAAATGCTTTTTGAGCACGCTGAGCTGTTCTATGACTTGGATCTGAACGCCACCCCCAGCTGCGACAAGATGAGCGAAATCCACAGTGTGCTGAACGAGGAGCCCAGATACAGAGCGCTGCAGAAACTCGCCCCGGACAGAGAGTCTCTCCTCCTTAAACACATCGGGTTTGTTTACCACCCCACCAAGGAGACGTGCCTGAGCGGGCAGAACTGTGTGGATCTGAAAGTGGAACAGGTTCTGGCAAACAGGCTGGTGCAGCTCGACCATGGACGCTCTAATCTCTACTATAACAGTGCCAACATCGATAAGATCAACCTCTGCCTCCTGGGAAGGGAGGGTCTCTCACAGGAACTAGCCAATGAGATCCGAGCGCAGTCCACAGACGACGAGTACACCCTCGACGGGAAAATCTACGAGCTGGAGCTTCTTCCCGTGGATGTCAACTCCACGCTTCTCTTCAGCCACACGTGGGTCAATACGTTCAAGCCGCACGGCTGCTTCTGTGTGTTCAACTCCATAGAGTCTCTCAACTGTATTGGAGACTGTATAGGCAGGATCAGAGCGGAGATagcacagagcaggagagacagaTTCGCTCAGCCGCTGCCGTTCATTCTCATCCTGGCAAATCAGAGGGACAGTGTTTGCAAAAACATCCCCATCCTGAGGCACCAGGGCCAACAGTTGGCTAACAAGCTGCAGTGCACCTTCGTCGACATCCCCTCTGGGGCCTTCCCACGTAAATTCACAGAGTTCCAAATTAAGCAGGGTCTCCGAGCAGTGCTGGAGGGGCTGAAGCATAACTTTGATGTCTTGGCCCCGCTGCCTTCTATAAAAGACATGTCAGAGACAGACCTGAGGATAGTCATGTGTGCTATGTGCTGGGATCCTTTCAGCGTCGACCTCATCCTCTCGCCTTTCTTGGACTCGCACTGCTGCAGCGCTGGGCAGCCGGGTCAGAGCAACACGCTGATACTGGACAAGATCATCGGcgacagcaggaggaggatccAGGTCACCGTCCTCTCCTATCACTCTGCGATCGGCGTCCGCAAAGACGAGCTGGTGCACGGCTACATTTTGGTCTACTCTGCCAAACGCAAGGCGTCCATGGCGACGCTGCGGGCGTTCTTGGCCGAAGTCCAGGACGTGATCCCCGTCCAGATGGTGGCAATCACAGACAGCCAGGCAGACTTCTTTGAGAATGACGCCATCAAGGAGCTGATGACGGAAGGGGAGCACATTGCCACAGAGATTGCGGCCAAGTTCACAGCCCTGTACTCTCTGTCACAGTATCATCGGCAGACCGAGGTCTTCACGCCATTCTTCAACGAGGTGTTGGAGAAGAAGCCGAGCATCGAGAGCTCCTTCCTGTTTGACAGCTCGTCACGCGAGTGCACCACTGGTGCCAGTGAAGACGTCTTCCCTACCTCGCCCCACAGCCATTCCCCGGCCTACAACACTTATTATCCAGAATCTGACGACGACAATGAAGCCCCTCCCCCTTACAGTCCAATAGGTGATGACGTCCAGCTCCTCCCCACGCCAAGTGAGCGGGCCAAGTACCGCATCGACCTAGAGGGGAACGAGTATCCCGTCCATAGCACACCTGTGGGAGACCATGAACGCAACCACAAAGTGCCTCCACCTGTGCGGCCCAAACCTGTGCTCCCCAAGCCCAACGTCAAAAAGCTGGACCCCAACCTGCTCAAAACCATCGAGGCCGGCATGAGGAGCAACCGCAGGATGCCGCGCGGCCCAATGACGCACAGCGAGGATGTGGAGGCATCGGACAACTATGCAGACCCTGTGGACACCTTGCTCAGGTCCAGGGGCTTCCACAACGACGACATATACGCCGTGCCCGAGGACACGCACAGCCGTCTGGTCAAAATAAGAAACTCCTTCGGCGGGTTACATGGTCTCcacggaggaggagaggaagagaacgGGTTCGACCGGAAGTCTCAGACCGGACGGCGGCCGTCAAAATACAAACACCGTTCAAAGATCCTCTTCAGTAAGACGAAGGCCTACCAAAGACGATTCCACTCCGACAGCGACGGCGAGGAGTCTGGCCCTGCCacgcagaaaaagaaaaagggaagagcCCACCGGGGCAGCGAGGAGGACCCGCTGCTGTCCCCCGCCGACCCCTGGAAGGGCGGGATAGATAACCCTGCTATCACCTCCGACCCTGAGCAGGAGGacaagaagatgaagaagaagaagacgccTAAAACACCAAAGGAACCAAAGAAGGTGAGTCTCGTCTCTCATGAATGTTGAATTGAACAGGATGATCTTTATAAATCAGCAAAAATATGATTCTCTCCAAGACACTGAGCCAAaacctgcgtgtgtgtttttatttagagGGAGTGAAAGAGCTTCAGTGCTTTAAATATGAGCGAGAGAGTGAAAGACTGGGGGGGGATACGAGCTCATTTCTGCTCTTAACAGCCCCAGGACTTGAGTGAGAATAAACtaatttgataattgattgatcGGCCCCACTGCTGAAATGGTTTATGAGCCTCCCCACCTGACAAGCCCCAGagaaccaataaaaaaaagcttgatAAAGACAGTGAAAGacagtggagctctgtgtgTATAATCTCATATCAGAGCTGCATCTGTGATAAGATGTCTGCTtatccctcctcctcatcctgtcTGAAGGCTCGTCTGAGCCGGGCCTGTATAAACACGTGCATGTGTTTCATGCAGAGACGaacactgtgtacacacacgctcgcctgtaaacacacacatgtgtacaAGTGAAGAAACACGCAGATCAAACAGCCATGTTGGAAACCAAGGTAAAAGCACACATTAGCATACAGAGCACGTACACGCCCACACACAAGTACACTCACGCAGCCGTGAACGAATTCCTCACAAAAGACTCGCAGGTTCCTCCTCGTTACAGATTCATTATAGACCGAGAAATAATAAAgttatatagaaaataaactTCCTCCATGTTCAGACTCGGTCAGAGTCAAAATGGATCCTCAGTATTTTGCCTCCTTTACCATTTTGTGAAGTGGAGTTGAGCGTTGTTAACACGGACTTGTATTAAATTCAAACATGAAGCAGCAACATCTGCTTTagattaaaaatgtttgtaGTCACTTCAGaaatataatacacacacagaacaccagGCTGTTGGCAGAAATAATCACAGCATGACTTATTTGTCAGTTTCCTGCAGcctgagcacaaacacacagttggACTTTGACAAACGCACACGTGCACGCGAGCGAGCGCGCTGACACCAAACAGATAATGTGTGCAAATCAGTAGAGAAACGGCCGCCGGTGCTGCACGCCTCATGAATGCAGGGCATTATTGGAACATACAAACCGTCTTTGATAATCAGAGAGGAGAGCGATCGGAGAACCAGAAGGTACAAAATGGAAGGTGTTTAGTCGCCGCCCCGGCCAATTAGAGGAGCCCGAACCGCTGTAGGCATGACAACACTttgaagagcagaggagtgtgGGAAATCAAAGCGACCTCGGCTCCTCGTTACTCGTCCCAGCTTCGTTCTCCAAGAACGGTTTTGACTGTTgttgtcttctttctttttgtcttcctccACCTGAACCTCCcttcgctctctccctctcccttgcTTCATCCcactaactttctctctga from the Seriola aureovittata isolate HTS-2021-v1 ecotype China chromosome 13, ASM2101889v1, whole genome shotgun sequence genome contains:
- the arhgap5 gene encoding rho GTPase-activating protein 5, translated to MAKNKDARPPTFAVSVVGLSGTEKEKGNCGVGKSCLCNRYVRPDADSYYSEHTSVLSTIDFGGRVVNNDHFLYWGDVSHRGDDGLDCKIQVIEQTEFIDDQTFLPHRSTNLQPYTKRAAATKLQSAEKLMYICTDQLGLEQDFDQKQMPDGKLNIDGFVLCIDVSKGCNRKFDDQMKFVNSLYSQTVKSKKPIVVAATKCDECVDQHLRDLQAFVASKKNLLLIETSARSNVNVEICFNSLIQQLDKTRGKPKTVPYLEAYKIQRHLVASVTDRFDKLMVHTVRDYHTTWKTVINNMKGQPDYDEFITLEGSRKARSIFTKHIAQLKQEHIKRRREEYLTTLPKTLNNILNNLEEVEHLTWPEAQSVIRNRPDFQYWFVVLEQTPWDETDHIDNSDRRIPFDLLDTPDGERIYRNHVQHLMSEKRRVEMKERFKKTLERVHFISPGQPWEEVMCFVMEDEAYKYITESDRRDVYCRHQQEIVERAKEDFQEMLFEHAELFYDLDLNATPSCDKMSEIHSVLNEEPRYRALQKLAPDRESLLLKHIGFVYHPTKETCLSGQNCVDLKVEQVLANRLVQLDHGRSNLYYNSANIDKINLCLLGREGLSQELANEIRAQSTDDEYTLDGKIYELELLPVDVNSTLLFSHTWVNTFKPHGCFCVFNSIESLNCIGDCIGRIRAEIAQSRRDRFAQPLPFILILANQRDSVCKNIPILRHQGQQLANKLQCTFVDIPSGAFPRKFTEFQIKQGLRAVLEGLKHNFDVLAPLPSIKDMSETDLRIVMCAMCWDPFSVDLILSPFLDSHCCSAGQPGQSNTLILDKIIGDSRRRIQVTVLSYHSAIGVRKDELVHGYILVYSAKRKASMATLRAFLAEVQDVIPVQMVAITDSQADFFENDAIKELMTEGEHIATEIAAKFTALYSLSQYHRQTEVFTPFFNEVLEKKPSIESSFLFDSSSRECTTGASEDVFPTSPHSHSPAYNTYYPESDDDNEAPPPYSPIGDDVQLLPTPSERAKYRIDLEGNEYPVHSTPVGDHERNHKVPPPVRPKPVLPKPNVKKLDPNLLKTIEAGMRSNRRMPRGPMTHSEDVEASDNYADPVDTLLRSRGFHNDDIYAVPEDTHSRLVKIRNSFGGLHGLHGGGEEENGFDRKSQTGRRPSKYKHRSKILFSKTKAYQRRFHSDSDGEESGPATQKKKKGRAHRGSEEDPLLSPADPWKGGIDNPAITSDPEQEDKKMKKKKTPKTPKEPKKPKSSKPPKPLYPPTRRTWESNYFGVPLQNLVTLDRPIPLFIEKCVDYIERTGLTTEGLYRVSGNKTDQDNIQKQFDQDHSIDFVAMDVAVNAAAGALKAFFADLPDPLIPYSLHPELVEAAKIVDYIERLQVLREIVKKFPSVNYQVFKYIITHLNRVSQHSKTTLMTADNLSICFWPTLMRPDFENKDTLSTTRLNQAVIESFIVQSDYFFHGGEVAESSSSEGTPPPHGHNMVEALLPLQLPPPLQPQQIQHNLPPDPLI